The genomic stretch AAATCCTCCGGTTGTATTAATAGGGGCGCCAATTCACGAAACAGGCGAAAGACGGAATCGGCAGGCACAAGTTGGTCCCAGAGGGCTGCAAAGTCGTAAAAGCTAACTTGGGGGTCCACATCGAATCGAAACAAGGTACATCGCCTCGCTATAAACAGTCTTTGTACCTATATCCTTCGACGCGAAGAGTCGAATTCCCTTTAAATTCCACCAATTTCCATATAAAAACGTCTTGCTTTTTGCCCTCTCTTGAGGGGGTTTTTAGACAGACTCTAATAGGTAGTAATTTATCTAACTATAGATTAGGAGGCTTTTGCTTGTCCGTCAAGACTTTTCCATCTTTCAACGGACAGATGCGGCATCGTTCTTTCATATGCGTTTGTTTGAAGTTATCTGCCAAGGGATAAGTCGCGATAGATAGCTTCTGTTTATCCTAGCCATCGCATCAGCATATCTACGGAAGCCTCTGGCTCCCATTCCATTGTTTTAATGTGCACCTCCGGAGATTCCGGCGGTTCATAGACACTGTCGATGCCAGTAAAGTTCTTGAGCATTCCTCGTCTCGCCTTGGCGTACAAACCTTTGGGGTCCCGTTTTTCGCACTCTTCCAGCGGGGTATCCACGAAGATCTCTATAAATTCACCTTCGGCAAAGAGTTGTCTCGCCATACGCCGTTCTGCTCGAAAAGGCGAAATAAAGGAAACAAGCACGATCAAGCCGGCATCGACCATCAACTTGGCCACCTCGGCCACACGGCGGATATTCTCCACACGATCGGCTTCCGTAAAGCCCAGGTCGCGGTTCAATCCGTGACGGACATTATCGCCATCGAGGATATAGGTGTGCTTGCCTTCGGCAAAAAGGCGCTTTTCTAACAGGTTGGCAAGAGTGGATTTGCCGGAACCGGACAAACCGGTAAACCATAAACAGCGCGGTCGTTGATGCTTCAGTTCGGCACGGGCTTGCTTGTCGATCTCCATGGCATGCCAGTGAATATTGGAAGAGCGTCGTAAGGCGAAAGTGATCATACCGGCGGCAACGGTCTCGAAAGTGAGCTTGTCGATCAGGATGAAGCCACCCAAGGTTCGGTTGACATCGTAGGGCTCGAAGACGATGGGCTGGCTGGTCGACAGATGCACCACCGCAATTTCATTCAAAGCAATCTGATTCGCTGCGAGTTGCGCCCCTGTGTTGATTTCCTCACGGTATTTAATCCGGGTGACGGTGGCCGTGACTTCCTTATGATGGATTTTCAGCAGATAAGGCCGTCCCGGGACCATCGGGTGCTCGGCCATCCAAATGAGTCTCGCCTGGAATTGGTCGGCCACTTCCGGGGGATGCTCCGCTGATGCGATCACATCGCCCCGGCTGACATCCACCTCATCGGTCAGGGTCAATGTGACGGCGTCTCCCCGTTGCGCCAGGTCCAGTCCGCCCGGGCAGACGATGATTTCCTTCACCCGGCTGGTGACGCCGGAAGGCAACAGGCGAACAG from Heliomicrobium modesticaldum Ice1 encodes the following:
- the cysN gene encoding sulfate adenylyltransferase subunit CysN gives rise to the protein MAAKQAKEITAFLEEQSRKDTLRFITCGSVDDGKSTLIGRLLYESKGIFDDQLKALEGDSKQYGTQGEKIDFALLVDGLQAEREQGITIDVAYRFFATDRRRYIVADTPGHEQYTRNMATGASTAQLAVILIDARKGVLTQTRRHSRIAAMMGIRHVVLAINKMDLVGFNEKVFRSVEEDYRAFSAAFTFKTIQAIPLSALEGDNVVRPSEHTPWYTGPTLMHYLDTLSFDPASERQAFRMPVQWVNRPHLDFRGFCGRIAEGEVRPGDAVRLLPSGVTSRVKEIIVCPGGLDLAQRGDAVTLTLTDEVDVSRGDVIASAEHPPEVADQFQARLIWMAEHPMVPGRPYLLKIHHKEVTATVTRIKYREEINTGAQLAANQIALNEIAVVHLSTSQPIVFEPYDVNRTLGGFILIDKLTFETVAAGMITFALRRSSNIHWHAMEIDKQARAELKHQRPRCLWFTGLSGSGKSTLANLLEKRLFAEGKHTYILDGDNVRHGLNRDLGFTEADRVENIRRVAEVAKLMVDAGLIVLVSFISPFRAERRMARQLFAEGEFIEIFVDTPLEECEKRDPKGLYAKARRGMLKNFTGIDSVYEPPESPEVHIKTMEWEPEASVDMLMRWLG